Proteins encoded within one genomic window of Phototrophicus methaneseepsis:
- a CDS encoding WD40 repeat domain-containing protein: protein MFQAQPFKKEKNVKIVLAIALGICLLTGSLTRSQGLPLGQDIDGARLDWRPDDMMLAITDSQMVEIIDSTNRQSINILPSAGNYITDVEWSPDGTKLAISSDCNIEIWNQPWDSANAQLERTLQAPNDSPISGIVTLSWHPSGNMLLGVKPEFVHIWDVSNGQLLRTFSPNPTPVLSASWSPDGSMIALGYLTGTILIEDLSTGALESLEIYDRYAIRSLAWNNVDEYLAAGTASGIIQLMYLDNFLAGAGTIETGIENIVAMDWHPTTSLLATSSPDGTVAIWNTDNLQMVLRIDTGYPIPSIKWNSNGDKLAYSNGNGHVSILQIPSTNTRAD, encoded by the coding sequence GTGTTTCAAGCACAACCGTTTAAGAAAGAAAAGAATGTGAAAATCGTTCTTGCCATTGCCTTAGGTATTTGTTTGTTGACAGGATCGCTTACACGATCCCAAGGGCTACCATTAGGTCAGGATATCGACGGAGCACGTTTGGATTGGCGCCCTGATGACATGATGTTAGCGATCACTGATAGTCAGATGGTTGAAATTATTGATTCTACCAATCGCCAGTCCATTAACATTCTGCCCTCTGCGGGTAACTATATCACGGATGTTGAATGGAGTCCTGATGGAACGAAGCTTGCTATTTCTTCTGACTGCAATATTGAAATCTGGAATCAGCCGTGGGATTCCGCCAACGCACAGTTAGAACGCACGCTTCAAGCACCGAATGATTCGCCTATCTCGGGTATTGTGACGCTTAGTTGGCATCCAAGTGGAAACATGTTGCTTGGTGTTAAGCCGGAGTTTGTTCACATTTGGGATGTCAGCAATGGACAACTCTTGCGTACTTTCTCTCCCAACCCTACACCCGTGCTAAGTGCATCATGGAGTCCCGACGGTAGCATGATCGCTCTAGGTTATCTCACAGGAACGATCTTAATAGAAGACCTTTCAACCGGAGCCTTAGAATCATTAGAAATTTATGATCGATATGCTATTCGTTCTCTGGCTTGGAACAACGTAGATGAATATTTGGCTGCGGGTACAGCTTCTGGCATTATCCAGCTAATGTATTTAGATAATTTCCTTGCAGGTGCAGGCACAATCGAAACAGGTATCGAAAATATCGTTGCGATGGATTGGCATCCAACAACTAGCCTTTTAGCAACTAGCAGTCCCGATGGAACAGTCGCTATTTGGAATACTGATAACTTGCAGATGGTCCTTCGAATAGATACCGGCTATCCTATTCCTTCTATTAAGTGGAATTCAAATGGTGACAAGTTGGCCTATAGCAATGGCAATGGTCACGTGAGTATTCTGCAAATCCCAAGTACCAACACACGTGCCGATTAA
- a CDS encoding PKD domain-containing protein yields MVAEFSFQDQIVRIWDSTSGTNLAMLQHDNNQGQITAIAWRPDGTQIAAADQSGFLYIWDVTNVRTTGNGVLLNSYPDLPAASLAWRSDGLLALGGHEILIVDPDTGTIAHQESGHDKAILSLAWHPDGVRLASGGLDGMVRVWDTSTNTLITSFDYGPYVLAVAWSPDGNTLAYGGVANEDVTIHQLPTAHAGPDQTITDADGSSEEVVSLDGFSSSDSDGTVASYRWTEDDVEIATGVSPQVELAVGIHTIMLTVTDNDGLTDTDTVTITVFE; encoded by the coding sequence ATGGTTGCTGAATTCAGTTTTCAGGATCAGATCGTTCGTATATGGGATTCAACAAGTGGTACAAACCTAGCTATGTTACAACATGACAATAATCAAGGTCAGATAACTGCTATAGCATGGCGTCCTGATGGGACACAAATCGCAGCAGCAGATCAGAGCGGGTTTCTATATATATGGGATGTAACGAATGTTCGCACGACAGGAAATGGTGTGTTACTCAATAGCTATCCTGACTTACCAGCCGCCTCCCTTGCATGGCGTTCAGATGGCCTTCTGGCCTTAGGTGGTCATGAGATCCTGATTGTTGATCCAGATACGGGAACCATTGCACACCAAGAAAGCGGACATGACAAGGCGATACTCTCCTTAGCGTGGCATCCTGATGGGGTAAGGTTGGCAAGTGGAGGCCTGGATGGGATGGTACGCGTCTGGGACACCTCAACCAACACACTTATAACTTCTTTTGATTATGGTCCTTATGTATTGGCAGTAGCCTGGAGCCCGGATGGCAATACCCTGGCATATGGTGGTGTAGCAAACGAAGACGTAACGATACACCAGTTGCCAACTGCTCATGCTGGCCCAGACCAGACGATAACAGACGCAGATGGTAGCAGCGAGGAAGTCGTTTCTCTCGACGGTTTTAGTAGCAGCGATTCAGATGGGACAGTTGCAAGCTACAGATGGACTGAAGATGACGTAGAGATTGCCACAGGCGTTTCACCACAAGTTGAGCTTGCTGTTGGCATTCATACCATCATGCTGACCGTAACAGACAATGATGGGTTGACAGACACCGACACAGTTACAATCACTGTTTTCGAATGA
- a CDS encoding ArsR/SmtB family transcription factor: MSIPTLEELSLLHTNICHAIGDPKRILILYTLQESPLNVTELTEKLGMPQPTVSRHLAILRERSLVQCERDGTTVTYHLADDRIISVLNIMRNVLRDIVEGAADSLSK, encoded by the coding sequence ATGAGCATACCTACACTCGAAGAACTCAGCCTCTTACATACGAACATTTGCCATGCTATTGGTGATCCCAAACGAATTCTCATTCTCTATACGTTACAAGAATCTCCACTCAATGTGACAGAACTAACTGAAAAGTTGGGAATGCCTCAGCCAACTGTGTCACGACATTTGGCGATATTGCGAGAGCGATCATTGGTACAGTGCGAAAGGGATGGTACGACAGTGACCTACCATCTCGCAGATGACCGCATAATCAGCGTATTGAACATTATGCGAAACGTGTTAAGAGACATTGTTGAGGGAGCAGCAGATTCACTAAGCAAATAA
- a CDS encoding tetrathionate reductase family octaheme c-type cytochrome yields the protein MIHQRFIWIFGLLGTGLIVFGTVFFLVSPSTTIEDDPWANVPIRVDGTDHSNLITGALADSGTTLETGPDVTRLCLTCHEDAAHEVMDTVHWTWQSEPIEVSWRDEPVSIGKANTLNNFCIGIQSNEAGCTRCHAGYGWSDDTFDFTTEDNTDCLVCHDQSGTYVKASAGLPAEGVDLISVAQSVGTPTRENCGGCHFNGGGGNGVKHGDLDESLYFPTENVDVHMGRYDFLCVDCHETEQHQISGRSISVSVDNANQVACTDCHTADLVHGDERITAHLDTVACQTCHVPAGALRDATKMEWDWSTAGDPDREENIHEYLRIKGSFVYERNFMPDYLWYDGTAQHYILGDEIDPNEVAFINKLNGSIDDPNSMIWPFKVHDANQPYDTVYNILLQPNTVGPEGYWTLFDWDLALQNGAEAAGIPYSGEYGFTHTQMFWPQTHMVQPAENALQCTDCHSDNGRFDWEALGYIGDPMTWGGRDSQ from the coding sequence ATGATTCATCAAAGATTTATTTGGATATTTGGTCTGCTAGGCACAGGGCTGATTGTATTTGGCACTGTGTTTTTTCTGGTTTCACCATCTACGACTATCGAAGATGATCCCTGGGCAAATGTGCCCATTCGGGTTGATGGGACCGATCATAGTAATCTCATCACGGGTGCCTTGGCGGATAGCGGGACAACACTTGAAACCGGTCCCGACGTTACGCGGCTGTGCCTGACCTGTCATGAAGATGCCGCCCATGAAGTCATGGATACTGTTCACTGGACATGGCAATCAGAGCCGATAGAGGTCAGCTGGCGAGACGAGCCCGTTTCAATCGGTAAAGCAAACACACTGAATAACTTCTGTATTGGTATCCAATCAAATGAAGCAGGTTGTACGCGGTGTCATGCTGGCTATGGATGGTCAGACGATACATTTGATTTCACCACAGAAGACAACACCGACTGCCTCGTGTGCCATGACCAAAGCGGAACCTACGTTAAAGCGAGTGCGGGTCTACCCGCTGAAGGCGTTGATCTGATTTCTGTTGCCCAAAGTGTGGGCACACCGACCCGAGAGAATTGCGGGGGTTGTCATTTCAATGGTGGTGGCGGCAACGGTGTGAAACATGGTGATCTCGATGAGAGCCTGTACTTCCCGACTGAGAATGTTGATGTCCACATGGGCCGCTACGACTTCCTCTGTGTTGACTGCCACGAGACAGAACAGCACCAAATCAGTGGGCGTTCAATATCTGTTAGCGTAGATAACGCTAACCAGGTTGCTTGCACAGACTGTCATACGGCTGACCTGGTCCATGGTGATGAACGCATCACTGCCCATCTAGATACTGTTGCCTGCCAGACCTGCCACGTTCCAGCGGGCGCCTTACGTGACGCAACCAAGATGGAGTGGGACTGGTCAACCGCTGGTGACCCAGATCGTGAAGAAAACATCCATGAGTATTTACGCATCAAGGGCAGCTTCGTATACGAGAGAAATTTCATGCCGGATTACCTGTGGTATGACGGCACTGCTCAGCATTACATCCTAGGTGATGAGATTGACCCGAATGAGGTTGCTTTCATCAACAAACTAAACGGCAGCATAGATGATCCCAATTCAATGATCTGGCCGTTCAAAGTGCATGATGCAAACCAGCCCTACGACACTGTCTACAATATCTTGTTACAGCCGAATACAGTTGGCCCAGAAGGCTATTGGACGCTGTTCGATTGGGATCTTGCCTTGCAGAATGGCGCAGAAGCCGCAGGCATTCCCTACAGTGGTGAGTACGGCTTCACGCATACACAGATGTTCTGGCCCCAGACCCATATGGTC